A DNA window from Hevea brasiliensis isolate MT/VB/25A 57/8 chromosome 2, ASM3005281v1, whole genome shotgun sequence contains the following coding sequences:
- the LOC110653413 gene encoding protein REDUCED CHLOROPLAST COVERAGE 1 translates to MAPRNSRGKAKGEKKKKDEKVLPVVTDITVNLPDETRTVLKGISTDRIMDVRRLLSVNTETCYITNFSLSHEARGPWLKDTVDVSALKPCVLTLTEEDYDEELAVAHVRRLLDIVACTTWFGPSASTQDNAKSDSGKNAPGALDKTGKKVTTKSQATTAKQSSSSSSKEVLMEAEGEMSHSCPKLGSFYEFFSLSNLTPPFQFIRKATKRQIEDISENDHLFSLDVKLCNGKLVQVEACRKGFYNVGKQRILCHNLVDLLRQLSRTFDNAYDDLMKAFSERNKFGNLPCGFRANTWLIPPFAAQSPSVFPPLPVEDEMWGGNGGGLGREGKNDLMPWASEFLFLASMPCKTAEERQVRDRKAFLLHSLFVDVAIFRAIKALQHVRVNPDLLCSVGSCDILYTERLGDLSITITKDTSNASSKVDTKIDGIQATGVGKKDILQRNLLKGITADENTAAHDIATLGIVNVRYCGYVAVVKVERREEKNDSPQSQGIELEQPEGGANALNINSLRLLLRRTSSSECSKPAAHLQTSECEELCVSQAFVEQMLEESLARLEQEELEQDHFVRWELGACWIQHLKDQKNTEKDKKLPNGKSKKLSLEKEMKVEGLGTPLRSLKSNKKKVDESNMKMQSKHSRSSIDGVIGEVEDATSASMESQHETTSKKNELALQRLLSDTAFTRLKESDTGLHCKSLQELIDMSQKYYIEVALPKLVADFGSLELSPVDGRTLTDFMHTRGLRMRSLGHVVKLSEKLSHVQSLCIHEMIVRAFKHILQAVIAAVADHEKMAVSLAAALNLMLGVLEGRDSDKSCHVHPLVWRWLEVFLKKRYEWDLSSSSLKDVRKIAILRGLCHKVGIELVPRDFDMGSPHPFRKSDVISLIPVHKQAACSSADGRQLLESSKTALDKGKLEDAVTYGTKALAKLVAVCGPYHRMTAGAYSLLAVVLYHTGDFNQATIYQQKALDINERELGLDHPDTMKSYGDLAVFYYRLQHTELALKYVKRALYLLHLTCGPSHPNTAATYINVAMMEEGLGNVHVALRYLHKALKCNQRLLGPDHIQTAASYHAIAIALSLMEAYPLSVQHEQTTLQILRAKLGPDDLRTQDAAAWLEYFESKAFEQQEAARNGTRKPDASIASKGHLSVSDLLDYINPSRDTKGRDFVSVKRKSYITKIKEKTNPNVNLASIDESPKEALKEASDEEMHKPVATQETSSAQVQFQQPIVEETAEKKSDISNETLPETHAEGDDGWQPVQRPRSAGSYGRRLKQWRGIMGKVYQKKIVDTNMDYPPVKNTHQNNRYYLLKKRPLSHGSYADHHAANPSMGAKFGRRIVKAVTYRVKSIPSANKNATIENSRCDSKVFALSLESSPSSTPNDVVPVKNSVVSLGKSPSYKEVALAPPGTIAKFQVWFPQSDILDNQEVGVGKHEEKNEAIENAGEVATDLECLCGEKDKSSAIDLADHLNNVTDVERKEESHSIDAKDDNSFMEPQSTLESESGVVEVHEVMETGILIDCINSIDSPPKGSPCEKDSPEFEPQGNSNSTLPQIEDLKDKSLVINSGETHGLPNKKLSASAAPFNPSPSIARAASVSVNIPLPSGPGAVRAVAPWPVNMTLHPGPATVLPTISPMSSPHYPYPSPPATPNMIQPLQFIYPPYSQSQAVPSSTFPVTSNAFHPNHFSWQCNVNHNVSEFIPSTVWPGCHATEFSVPPPVAEPIPDPVLEPKVQFENPGSTSLSPVLSVDIDNVGEAKKEVNLLASEGTDDAKELAGVGSEKVKENGHSNLGKAEIFGNNSGQNKSFKENTSCSDGRKIDGEKTFSILIRGRRNRKQTLRMPISLLSRPYGSQSFKVICNRVVRGSEAPKSMGFSLSENCTANAT, encoded by the exons ATGGCGCCAAGGAACAGTCGGGGCAAGGCAAaaggagagaagaagaagaaagacgaGAAGG TTCTTCCAGTTGTTACTGATATCACAGTGAACCTCCCTGATGAAACTCGTACTGTTTTGAAG GGGATATCCACAGACAGGATTATGGATGTTCGTCGGCTTTTATCAGTGAACACAGAAACTTGCTACATCACAAATTTTTCATTATCCCACGAG GCAAGGGGGCCATGGTTAAAAGACACGGTCGACGTTTCAGCGCTCAAGCCTTGTGTGCTCACGTTAACTGAAG AGGACTACGATGAGGAACTTGCTGTGGCGCACGTTAGACGGCTCCTGGACATTGTGGCCTGCACAACGTGGTTTGGTCCGTCGGCGAGCACGCAGGATAATGCTAAGTCTGATTCTGGAAAGAATGCGCCGGGTGCGCTGGACAAGACCGGCAAGAAAGTCACAACCAAATCTCAAGCCACTACAGCCAAACAATCGTCATCTTCATCGTCGAAAGAGGTGCTGATGGAGGCAGAAGGAGAGATGAGCCACTCATGCCCTAAACTTGGGAGCTTTTACGAGTTCTTCTCACTCTCCAATCTCACTCCTCCTTTTCAAT TTATAAGGAAGGCAACAAAACGGCAGATTGAGGACATTTCAGAAAATGATCATCTCTTTTCCCTCGAT GTGAAGCTTTGCAACGGGAAGCTGGTTCAGGTTGAAGCTTGTAGAAAGGGATTCTACAATGTTGGGAAGCAGAGGATTCTGTGTCACAATCTTGTTGATTTGCTGCGCCAGCTTAGTAGAACCTTTGACAAT GCTTATGATGATCTCATGAAAGCATTCTCAGAACGTAACAAG TTTGGGAATCTTCCTTGTGGCTTTAGAGCCAACACATGGCTTATCCCTCCATTTGCTGCACAGTCACCTTCAGTTTTCCCTCCTCTTCCTGTTGAAGATGAAATGTGGGGAGGAAATGGAGGTGGGCTTGGAAGAGAGGGGAAAAATGATTTGATGCCTTGGGCTAGTGAGTTTTTGTTTCTTGCATCTATGCCCTGCAAGACAGCAGAGGAGAGGCAGGTTCGAGACCGGAAAGCGTTCCTTCTTCACAGTTTATTTGTTGATGTTGCCATTTTCAGAGCAATTAAGGCTTTGCAACATGTCAGAGTTAATCCAGACTTATTGTGTTCGGTTGGGAGCTGTGATATCCTTTATACAGAAAGACTAGGAGACTTGAGCATCACAATCACGAAAGACACTTCCAACGCGAGCTCTAAGGTTGACACTAAAATTGATGGAATTCAAGCAACTGGAGTGGGTAAAAAGGATATATTACAACGGAACCTACTGAAAGGAATTACTGCTGATGAGAATACTGCTGCACAT GATATTGCCACTCTTGGTATTGTTAATGTAAGATACTGTGGTTATGTTGCTGTTGTGAAAGTTGAGAGGAGAGAGGAAAAAAATGACAGCCCTCAATCTCAAGGCATTGAACTCGAACAGCCTGAAGGCGGTGCCAATGCCTTGAACATTAACAG TTTGAGGCTACTTCTACGTAGGACATCATCTTCAGAATGCAGTAAACCAGCAGCTCACTTGCAAACTTCGGAATGTGAAGAGCTTTGTGTGTCCCAAGCTTTTGTAGAGCAAATGCTGGAAGAAAGTCTTGCTAGGCTTGAGCAAGAGGAATTGGAGCAGGATCATTTTGTGAGGTGGGAACTTGGAGCCTGCTGGATTCAACATTTGAAGGACCAGAAGAATACAGAAAAAGATAAGAAACTGCCCAATGGGAAGAGCAAGAAACTCTCCTTGGAAAAAGAAATGAAGGTTGAGGGACTTGGCACACCTCTTAGGTCCCTTAAGAGCAACAAGAAAAAAGTAGATGAAAGCAACATGAAAATGCAGTCCAAACACTCAAGATCGTCTATTGATGGGGTAATTGGGGAAGTTGAAGATGCTACTTCAGCTTCTATGGAATCTCAACATGAAACCACATCCAAAAAGAATGAGCTTGCACTGCAGAGGTTGTTGTCTGACACAGCGTTTACTCGACTAAAAGAATCAGATACTGGACTTCATTGCAAG TCTTTGCAAGAGCTAATTGACATGTCTCAGAAATATTATATTGAAGTTGCTCTTCCAAAATTG GTGGCAGATTTTGGCTCGCTGGAACTGTCACCAGTGGATGGCCGGACTCTAACTGATTTTATGCATACTAGAGGTCTTCGGATGCGTTCCCTGGGACATGTT GTAAAGCTTTCTGAGAAGCTGTCACATGTACAATCACTCTGCATTCATGAGATGATTGTACGAGCATTTAAGCATATTCTTCAGGCTGTGATTGCAGCGGTTGCAGACCATGAGAAAATGGCCGTATCACTAGCTGCGGCATTAAATCTGATGCTTGGGGTTCTTGAAGGTAGAGATTCAGATAAGTCATGCCATGTCCATCCTCTTGTATGGAGATGGCTGGAGGTGTTTCTAAAGAAGCGATATGAATGGGATCTTAGCAGCTCAAGCCTCAAAGATGTGAGAAAAATTGCAATACTTCGTGGATTATGCCACAAG gTGGGTATCGAATTGGTTCCAAGAGATTTTGATATGGGTTCTCCACATCCATTTCGAAAATCAGATGTCATCAGCCTGATCCCAGTGCACAAG CAAGCAGCATGCTCCTCTGCAGATGGAAGGCAACTCCTGGAATCATCAAAAACGGCCTTAGACAAAGGAAAACTTGAAGATGCAGTTACCTATGGAACAAAG GCTCTAGCAAAGCTGGTTGCAGTTTGTGGTCCATACCATCGAATGACTGCAGGGGCTTACAGCCTTCTTGCTGTTGTATTGTATCATACTGGAGACTTCAATCAG GCCACTATTTATCAGCAAAAGGCCTTAGATATCAATGAGAGGGAACTAGGACTTGATCATCCTGATACAATGAAAAGTTATGGGGATCTTGCTGTGTTCTATTACAGACTTCAACATACAGAGTTGGCGCTCAA GTATGTAAAGCGTGCTCTATATCTTCTACATCTCACATGTGGTCCTTCACACCCAAACACTGCCGCAACATACATCAATGTGGCCATGATGGAGGAAGGCCTGGGAAATGTGCATGTTGCCCTTAGATATCTTCATAAAGCTCTGAAGTGCAACCAACGGTTACTTGGTCCAGATCATATTCAG ACAGCAGCAAGTTACCATGCAATAGCAATTGCACTCTCACTGATGGAAGCATATCCATTGAGTGTTCAGCATGAACAAACGACCTTGCAAATTCTCCGAGCAAAACTGGGCCCAGATGATTTACGTACTCAG GATGCTGCTGCTTGGCTTGAGTACTTTGAGTCCAAAGCCTTTGAACAGCAAGAAGCTGCACGGAATGGTACTAGGAAGCCTGATGCATCCATAGCTAGCAAAGGCCACCTGAG TGTTTCTGATTTGCTGGACTATATTAATCCAAGCCGTGACACCAAGGGGAGAGATTTTGTATCCGTAAAGAGGAAAAGTTATATTACAAAG aTAAAGGAGAAAACCAATCCAAATGTGAATTTAGCAAGTATTGATGAATCTCCGAAAGAGGCTCTCAAAGAGGCTTCAGATGAAGAGATGCACAAACCTGTTGCTACCCAGGAGACTAGCTCTGCCCAAGTTCAGTTCCAGCAACCCATTGTGGAAGAGACTGCTGAGAAGAAATCTGACATTTCCAATGAAACATTACCAGAAACACATGCTGAAGGGGATGATGGATGGCAACCAGTTCAAAGGCCAAGATCAGCTGGCTCATATGGGCGACGCCTGAAGCAGTGGCGAGGAATCATGGGCAAGGTTTATCAGAAAAAGATTGTGGATACTAACATGGATTATCCTCCTGTCAAAAATACTCACCAGAATAATAGGTATTACCTTTTGAAGAAACGGCCACTATCTCATGGAAGTTATGCGGATCACCATGCAGCAAATCCTTCCATGGGTGCCAAATTTGGGCGGAGAATAGTGAAAGCTGTAACATACAGAGTCAAGTCTATTCCTTCAGCTAATAAAAATGCTACAATAGAGAACTCAAGATGTGATAGCAAAGTTTTTGCTTTGTCACTGGAATCTAGTCCAAGTTCTACCCCTAATGATGTTGTTCCAGTCAAGAATTCAGTAGTTAGTCTTGGAAAGTCCCCTTCATACAAGGAAGTAGCATTGGCACCACCAGGCACTATTGCTAAGTTTCAGGTCTGGTTTCCACAAAGTGATATTCTGGATAACCAGGAAGTTGGTGTTGGAAAACACGAGGAGAAAAATGAAGCAATAGAAAATGCTGGTGAAGTAGCAACAGATTTAGAATGTTTATGCGGAGAGAAGGATAAAAGTTCTGCGATAGATTTGGCAGATCACTTGAACAATGTAACTGATGTTGAGAGGAAAGAGGAAAGTCACTCAATTGATGCAAAAGATGATAATTCTTTTATGGAGCCTCAGAGCACGCTAGAATCTGAATCTGGTGTTGTTGAGGTTCATGAAGTTATGGAGACTGGCATATTGATTGACTGCATAAATTCAATTGATTCTCCCCCAAAGGGATCCCCTTGTGAGAAGGATTCACCCGAATTTGAACCCCAAGGTAATTCTAACTCCACCTTGCCTCAAATAGAGGATCTGAAGGACAAGTCATTGGTTATTAATTCAGGCGAGACTCATGGACTCCCAAATAAGAAGTTGTCTGCTTCTGCAGCTCCATTTAACCCATCACCATCTATTGCACGTGCTGCATCGGTATCGGTGAACATTCCTCTTCCTTCTGGTCCTGGTGCTGTTCGAGCTGTTGCACCATGGCCTGTAAACATGACTCTACACCCGGGGCCTGCTACTGTCTTACCCACAATTAGTCCAATGTCTTCCCCACACTACCCATACCCGTCACCTCCTGCAACCCCAAACATGATTCAGCCATTGCAATTTATTTACCCTCCTTACAGTCAAAGTCAAGCAGTGCCAAGCAGCACCTTTCCAGTAACCAGCAATGCCTTTCATCCCAATCATTTCTCTTGGCAGTGTAATGTGAACCATAATGTATCAGAGTTTATTCCCAGCACAGTGTGGCCTGGCTGCCATGCAACGGAGTTTTCTGTCCCACCACCTGTTGCTGAGCCAATTCCTGATCCTGTGTTAGAGCCTAAAGTGCAATTTGAAAATCCTGGAAGCACAAGTCTGTCTCCGGTTCTTTCAGTAGACATTGACAATGTAGGAGAAGCTAAGAAAGAAGTGAACCTTCTGGCATCAGAGGGAACAGATGATGCAAAAGAACTTGCTGGGGTTGGCTCGGAAAAAGTAAAGGAAAATGGTCATTCAAATCTGGGTAAGGCTGAAATTTTTGGCAATAATTCAGGTCAGAACAAAAGTTTCAAAGAAAATACTAGCTGCAGTGATGGAAGGAAGATTGACGGGGAAAAAACCTTCAGCATCTTGATAAGGGGAAGGAGAAACAGAAAGCAGACTCTGAGAATGCCAATAAGTTTGCTTAGTCGACCATATGGCTCCCAGTCTTTTAAAGTTATATGTAACAGAGTAGTAAGAGGGAGCGAAGCTCCAAAATCTATGGGCTTTTCATTGAGTGAAAACTGTACTGCTAATGCTACATGA
- the LOC110653427 gene encoding cytochrome b561 and DOMON domain-containing protein At3g61750 — protein MENSRFLPCRPLIVLLCLLVILLRPNISLAAPGPHDEDADVSVEDHQSGENNGGGATTLAAPEVDRSELCNIDTSSFLPPPYSNISGMVCAPVWNTFILRYHKREENLVTFILSAVFTTGWVGIGFSKDGMMVGSSAMVGWFNKEGHARIKQFYLQGARPSQVIADAGELDLTKVPPAVVLHGPMIYLAFQAKFEKTLTRQPIILAFGTKYPKHHRLSIHDDKTTILFDFSAGSASSGYANPGQMKKNHGILGIFAWGLLLPVGAIVARYMKHKDPLWYYLHAGIQFVGFLFALATVVLGQQLYSKINARIPAHRSIGIFVLTLSILQILAFFLRPKKDVKIRKYWNWYHGWFGRIALFFGALNVVLGIHAGSAGIGWKICYGFLISTILVTVIILEILSWMWRSETTPPPSFQMNPIS, from the exons ATGGAGAACTCAAGATTTCTACCTTGCAGGCCCCTGATTGTTTTATTATGTTTATTGGTTATTTTGTTGAGACCCAATATTTCCTTGGCCGCACCAGGCCCGCATGATGAAGATGCTGATGTTTCAGTAGAAGATCATCAGAGTGGTGAGAATAATGGTGGTGGTGCCACTACTCTTGCGGCTCCTGAAGTTGATAGATCGGAGCTTTGCAATATCGATACGAGTAGTTTTCTTCCTCCGCCATACAGCAATATATCAGGCATGGTCTGCGCACCGGTTTGGAACACTTTCATTTTGAGG TATCACAAGAGAGAAGAGAACTTGGTGACCTTTATATTATCTGCTGTATTCACCACCGGATGGGTAGGAATTGGGTTTTCTAAAGATGGAATGATGGTTGGCTCCAGCGCTATGGTGGGATGGTTTAACAAGGAAGGTCATGCGAGAATCAAACAATTCTATTTACAAGGTGCTCGGCCATCACAAGTCATAGCAGATGCAGGTGAATTGGATCTCACGAAAGTTCCACCTGCTGTTGTGCTTCATGGACCCATGATTTACTTGGCATTTCAAGCCAAGTTTGAAAAAACTCTTACTCGCCAACCTATCATATTGGCTTTTGGAACAAAATATCCAAAACACCACCGTTTATCCATTCATGATGATAAGACCACCATTCTCTTCGACTTCTCTGCAG GTTCTGCTTCTTCCGGGTATGCAAATCCTGGGCAGATGAAGAAGAATCACGGTATATTGGGTATCTTCGCATGGGGCCTGCTCCTTCCTGTTGGAGCAATTGTTGCAAGATACATGAAGCATAAAGATCCACTTTGGTATTATCTACATGCAGGTATTCAATTTGTGGGATTTCTCTTTGCCCTAGCTACTGTGGTTCTTGGACAACAACTCTATTCTAAAATTAATGCCAGAATACCAGCACATAGATCCATAGGGATCTTCGTTCTTACCCTCAGTATTCTTCAG ATATTGGCGTTCTTTCTACGGCCCAAGAAGGATGTCAAGATCCGCAAGTACTGGAATTGGTATCACGGCTGGTTTGGAAGGATTGCCCTCTTCTTTGGAGCTCTAAATGTGGTGTTGGGAATCCACGCAGGCTCTGCAGGGATTGGATGGAAGATATGCTATGGGTTTCTAATTAGTACGATATTAGTCACAGTTATTATCCTAGAGATATTGTCTTGGATGTGGAGATCAGAAACTACTCCACCTCCTTCCTTCCAAATGAATCCAATCTCGTAA
- the LOC110653842 gene encoding uncharacterized protein LOC110653842, with protein MEWSATSATKAYLDTINLCGDHKRRCGLWMTREPGSNEFISALAAGMKAKLIVEITSDVSPSTVALATAARHTGGRLVCILPEPVLAESKKVIRDSGLKDIVEFRTGDPLLNLLDVNPTKSVVVANNLVGAKKGLGGHFRRITKDTKEVVVRSTKRPIGKGMEVTMIGRSNVNDKRDPGGGWC; from the exons ATGGAATGGTCTGCAACTTCTGCCACTAAGGCTTATCTTGATACCATCAATCTG TGTGGCGATCACAAGAGGAGATGTGGCTTGTGGATGACCCGGGAACCAGGGAGCAACGAATTCATATCAGCATTAGCAGCAGGAATGAAAGCTAAACTCATTGTGGAAATTACGTCCGATGTGTCACCATCAACCGTAGCCTTAGCAACTGCTGCACGACATACTGGAGGCAGGCTCGTTTGCATTCTTCCTGAACCAGTTCTAGCTGAATCAAAGAAAGTAATTAGAGATTCAGGTCTTAAGGACATTGTGGAATTCAGAACTGGTGACCC GTTGCTGAATTTGCTCGATGTTAATCCAACAAAATCGGTGGTGGTGGCAAACAACTTGGTTGGTGCAAAGAAAGGGTTGGGAGGCCATTTCAGGAGAATCACCAAGGATACGAAAGAAGTTGTTGTGAGGTCTACCAAGCGCCCCATTGGGAAAGGAATGGAGGTTACTATGATCGGAAGATCTAATGTTAATGATAAGAGAGACCCTGGCGGAGGATGGTGCTAA